ATCCGTGCATGATTTCGCTATCGGCGGGGCCGAGGGTACCCTGACGCTCAGCGACGATGGCGATGCCTCTTCTGCCTTTGGCGGTCAGGGTGGCGCGCTTACTGCGCCGGTCCGCCCGGTCGGCGCGGTCTTTGCCGAGCTGGGGTTGGATCGGGTCGATCTGATGAAGGTCAATATCGAAGGTGGCGAATACGATCTGCTGCCCGCCCTGCTTGACAGCGGGTTGATGCCCCGCATCGCGCGGCTTCAGGTTCAGTTTCACCTGTTCGAACCCGCCTTGATCGAGACCCGCGCGGCGATCTGCGCGCGGCTGGCGAAAACCCATGACTGCGCCTGGTGCTATCCGTTCATCTGGGAGGAATGGCGCCTGCGCTGAGGCGCCTTCAGCCGCGTGACAGCCGCCGCACCGCGGCGCGATAGCGCGCGCGATGCCATTCGCGGGTCAGCCGCTCGACCAGGCTCTTCTTCGCACCGATGGTGCTGCCGCCGATCACCTCGGTCCGGTCGCTCAGGCCCGAGGGGCTGATCACCCCCAACCGCAACCCGGTATGCCAGTGCATTTGCAGGAACGTGTCCACCGGCCGGTCAAAGGGTTCGGTCAGGGCCAGCAGCCGTTCTGCCGCCCAGCGCGCCACCAGCTGGCCCGAAGTGCGCAGCGGTGTCAGCCCGGGCTGCATCAACACGGATTGCCCCTGCTGATCTATCGCGGGTGCGGTCACCGGACGGGTCTGGAACTGGATATAGCCCATCTGCGCCACGTTGCGCTGTGCCAGCGCCAGCGCATCGGCAAACCCAGCTTCCAGCGCCATGTCATCCTCGATGATCAGCGCGGCCTCTGCTTCGCTCTCCACCAGCCGGGCCCAGGCAGCGCGGTGGCTGAGGAAACAGCCGATCTCGCCCGGGCGCAACTCAAAGGGATAGGCGGGTTTCAGCAGCCCGGGCTGAACAGCGCGCGCACGCGCGTCCGCGCCCATCGCGGCGCCATCGACCGCGGGAAGAAGCGCTGCAAACGGGAGCTGGCTCACCAAAGCATTGGCCTGGGCCCGACGATCGGTCGCCCGTTCCAAATGGATGACAAGACCCATCAGATTCATTTCGGCGCTCCGCTCTGCCTCTTGCAGAGGGCATCCTACCGTCCGGAAGCAGAAAGGCCCAGTCCCTGACCACAAGTCAGATCGGAACCTTTGCCCGGCGATGCGGCACAACTGAAAGCGCCCTCAGGTGACCTGTCCGGGGCCGGACATCACGCCCGATTGAAGACACCCGATGTCAGTCGATTGGCGGCAATCGCCATGCGCACCGCAGGTTTGAGGCGTTTCAAGATCCCCGCGTATTCGAACCCGGGATAATACCGCTCTCCGGCAATCATATCGCCGTCAAATTCAAAGACCGCCAGAAAAGGCGCGACAACCGAGATCGAAGTCGAGGGGTCCGCCAGCAGGTCTGGATTCACGCGTAAGGTGACTTCGCCTTTCGACACCAGCGCAATCCCCGCCTGCCAACGTGTGTGTGTTTCGCCGGAATACTCTGAAAAAAGCTTATAGAACCGTAACATCCCTGCCTGGATCGCTTTGTGCCCCCGGAAAGTAGAAACCATGTCCAGCGAGGCAGAATGCAGGATCATGCGATCAGAACAAAGCATCAGCGCCGCGTCGATATCGCGCCGGTTCTTGGACTCGGCATAGCGTGCCACGATGGCCGCGCGGCGCTCGTCAATCTCCGGCATATGTCGTCCTCACGATCCGGGGCAGTGCGCGCCGCGCCGAAAGCTCTCGCCGCGCCGCAGCGTCGATGATGCTGTCGGCCTCTACCATCTTGCGTTTCATCGCGTGGCCGACCACCCAGCGGAGCGGTTCCGGCGGGATCGGCAGACGCCGCTTTCGGTTCACGAACAGGGCCGCCCGATCCGTATTGTTCCCCAGCAGCATATCGGCGATGATCGTACCCGAGTAGCTGGCCATCGGCAGGCCGTGCCCGCCATATCCGGCTGCGATCACAACATTCTTTCGGCCCTCGAAGTGATCGAAGAAGGGCAGCAGATCGGATGAAATCGCAACACGACCCGACCAGGTATAGGCGGGCCGCAAATCCGGTATCTCGGGAAAGCGATCGCGCAACACCTCGAACAGCAACTGGAATGTTACCGGATCGTTGGCTGGCGGATGTCTGTCGCCCCAGCCCAGACGCGCGCGCTTGGTCCCGATCAGGATGCGCCCGTCATGGGTCAAACGAATGTTCTCGATCATCTGATGGGGCGTATGAATAGGCTCACCATTGCGCCAGCCGATGCAGGCCCGTTGATGCGGGGTGAGCGGCTCTGTCACCATGACGGAGACAGACCAGGGCATGATGGACCGCCGCAGCAAGCCGATCTCACCGGAATAGGCATTGGTCGCGATCACCGCCATGTCCGCGAGGACCGCGCCGTTTGCAGTGTCAGCGCGGACATGGCCCGACGTGTTCACCCTGGTCACGGAGCAGTCTTCGTAGATCTCGACACCAGCGTCCTCGGCAAGCTTCGCAAGTGCCTGCACATAGAGGGCGGGCTGGATATCGCCCCCGATCAACTCGTGAAAGGCGCTGTCCACAAAGGCCGGCGCATCCATCTGTGAAAGGTCGCGCCGATCAAGCATCTTGACCGGCAAACCAACCTTGTCACAGGCCTCGAACGTATTCTCCACATCGCGCCTTTGCGGCTCGGATACACCTGCGGTCAGGTTGCCGATTGCTCTGTAGTGGCAGTCGATCCCGCTCTGACTGACGATTGTTCCGACATTCGCAATCGCCTGTGTCAGAACATCGGCATACATCCTGGTCCGTTCAAGACCCAGCTTGTTGAGCGTCAGGTAAGGGTTCTTACCCAGCTGAATACCGACATGGCCACAGTTATAGGCGCTGGCGCCACTGCCGATGACCCCTCTTTCCAGAACCGCAACCGAATATCCCTGTTGGGCAAGCGCCAGAGCCGAGGACAACCCCGTATACCCTCCACCGACAACAACGACATCTCGGCGGATCTGGCCGTCGACGGTTCTTTTGACCCGTGCGTTTGGTGGCGAGTCCTTTCTCCAGAACCCTTCCGGCAGAAACTCATATGGCTGCATGTTCCGAACCCTCCCCTGGATCAGAAATCGTTCATTTTCGGGTCCACGCGATACGGGTCAGGTGCCTTCGCTCTCAATCGGCCTGTTCGAAGCGGACATCACCCCTGAAAGAAAGGCTGACAGCTGACGCATCAGTTCTGCCTCCGTCGCGGCCCTGTCCCGGGACTCTGACAAGGTCATCATCGCGCTCACCAACACGGCAAAAAGAGAGTCGGCCAAAAGACGCCGGTCAAAGCTGCCCAACAGGCCCGCGTCGGACAGGCGAGCCAGCGCAAGTTCCAGTTCCCCCATGGTGTGTGCGGAATCGAGCTCGCGCCAGCGTTGCCAGCCGAGAACGATGATCGCTTCTTGAATCGGCACTGCATTCAAGTGACGCAGACGCGCACAGCCTAGAAAGGCGCGGCATTTCTCCAGCGTGTCCTGCCAGGGATCACCGCTGGTACCGGCGGCCCGGACGATTGCGGCGACCTTGGCGGCCTGCTGTTCATAACAGGAGGCATAGAGCGCCTCCTTGCCCGAAAAATGATGATAGAGAGCGCCTTTGGTCGCACCGGCTCTGGCGGCGATATCCGAAAGCGAGGTTTTGGCAAAACCCTGCTGTGAAAACATCCGGGCTGCCGCGTCCAGCAAAAGCTGGCGCGTCGCGGCCGCGCTTTCTTCTCTGCGGTTTTGTGTTGGCATGTTTCTGCGCCGCGCTCCTTGATTCGCATACCAAAGGTATTTCAAATACCTCTGGTATGTCAAACTCCGAAGCTGCGCCGCATCACCCTCGGCGAATTGCGGACACCCATTCGGTAGGAAACCGCAAGACCCACAGAGATCAATACCGCAGGCAAAAGACACAACCGCGATTTAGCCCAGCCCAAAAAAGAAGCCCCGGCACAGGGCCGGGGCTTCCACTAGCGCGAGAAGAATTAGGCTTATTCCGCCTCAGAGGCTTCTTTCTTCTCCGGAACGATCTCTTCGCCGGTTTCCTGATCGACAACCTTCATCGACAGGCGCACCTTGCCGCGATCGTCAAAGCCCAAGAGCTTGACCTTCACTTCCTGGCCTTCCTTCAGAACGTCCGAGGGATGGTTCAGGCGGCGGTTTTCGATCTGGGACACATGCACCAGACCGTCGCGCTTGCCAAAGAAGTTCACGAAGGCGCCGAAATCGACGATCTTCACGACCTTGCCGGTATAGACCTGACCCTCTTCGGGCTCGGCCACGATGGACCAGATCATGTCATAGGCCTTCTTGATCGAGTCGCCGTTGGGCGAGGCGATCTTGATGATGCCATCGTCGTTGATGTCGACCTTGGCGCCCGACACTTCGACGATCTCGCGGATCACCTTGCCGCCCGAACCGATCACTTCGCGGATCTTGTCGGTGGGGATCTGCATGGTCTCGATGCGCGGTGCGTGGACCGAGAAGTCGGCAGCGCCGGACAGCGCCTTGTTCATCTCGGCCAGAATGTGCATCCGGCCATCCTTGGCCTGCGACAGGGCTTTCTCCATGATCTCGGGCGTGATGCCCGCGACCTTGATGTCCATCTGCAGCGAGGTGATGCCGTTTTCGGTGCCCGCCACCTTGAAGTCCATGTCACCCAGGTGGTCTTCGTCACCCAGGATGTCGGTCAGAACCGCATAAGAGCCGTCGTCTTCCAGGATCAGGCCCATGGCCACACCGGCAACGGCGGATTTCAGCGGCACGCCCGCATCCATCATCGACAGCGACCCGCCGCAGACCGATGCCATCGAGGACGAGCCGTTGGACTCGGTGATCTCGGACACCACGCGGATGGTATAGGGGAAGTCGGTCGGCGCCGGCAGCACCGCCTGAAGCGCGCGCCAGGCCAGTTTGCCATGGCCGATTTCGCGACGGCCGGGCGACCCCACGCGGCCAACCTCGCCCACCGAATAGGGGGGGAAGTTGTAATGCAGCAGGAAGTTGGATTTGAAGTTGCCGTGCAGCGCGTCGATGAACTGTTCGTCATCGCCGGTGCCCAGCGTGGTCACGACCAGACCCTGGGTCTCGCCCCGGGTGAACAGGGCAGACCCGTGGGTCCGCGGCAGCAGGCCGGTTTCGGCCACGATCGGACGCACGGTGGTGGTGTCACGTCCGTCGATCCGCTTGCCACCCTTGACCACGTCGCCGCGCAGAATGCCGGCTTCGAGTTTCTTCAGGGCCGAGCCGAGGTTGCCGTCTGCCAGCTGTTCCTCGGTCAGCGCGGCCTTGATGGCCTCGCGCGCGGCGGCTACGGCCGCGGTGCGCTCCTGCTTGTCGGTGATCGCGAACGCGGCGCGCATCTGCTCTTCACCGGCGGCTTTGACGGCGGCGTAGAGGTCGGAGTAATCCGGCGGGGTGAAATCGAACGGTTCCTTGGCGCATTGTTCGGCAAAGGAAACGATCAGGTCGACCACCGGCTGGATCTGTGCGTGCGCAAAGGTCACGGCGCCCAGCATCTCGGCCTCGGTCAGTTCATAGGCCTCGGATTCCACCATCATCACGGCGTCCTTGGTCCCGGCAACAACCAGGTCCAGACGCTGTTCGGGGTTCAGGCGCAGGTCCTGCATGTCGTCGACGGTCGGGTTCAGGACATATTCGCCATCGACATAGCCGACGCGGCAGCCTGCGATCGGGCCCATGAAGGGCACGCCCGAGATGGTCAGCGCAGCCGAAGCGGCGATCATCGCAACGATATCGGGATCGTTGACGAGGTCGTGCGAAAGCACGGTGCACATCACCAGCACTTCGTTCTTGAAGCCCGGCACGAACAGCGGGCGGATCGGACGGTCGATCAGACGCGCGGTCAGCGTCTCTTTCTCGGTCGGGCGCGCCTCGCGCTTGAAGAAACCGCCCGGCACCTTGCCGGCGGCATAGTATTTTTCCTGATAGTGAACCGTCAGGGGAAAGAAGTCCTGGCCCGGCTTCTGCTCACGGGCAAAGGTCACGTTGGCCATCACGCGGGTCTCGCCCAGGGTGGCGACCACCGAACCGTCGGCCTGACGGGCAATCTTGCCCGATTCCAGTGTCAGCGTTTCTTCGCCCCACTGCATCGATTTCGTCGTTACATCAAACATGTGCGTATCCTAGATGGGAGCACTCCCAGGCGTATCCCGGGTCTCCCGTTTCAATGGCGGCCCCATTGCCGCCGACCCCGTTATCATTTCCTTCACGGTGCCGGGGTCGGGGCACCACGTCTCAGATTTTGCGCCCATACATGAGTTTGGGCCGGATTAAAAGCGAAATGGCGCGCGCCACGGGATGCGGCGCGCGCCTTGGTGTCAACGGCTCAGACTGGGCGCACGATCAGTTGCGGCTGACCGTCCGAGGTGCAGTGGCTCGACCGGCCATCCCAGCCGATCACCCCGCTGACCCGTTGCCGCAGCGCCGAGAAACTGTCGAACCGGACCACATCAACGGGCTGGTCGAAATGCAGCGTGATGCGGCGGTGGCTGCCATCGCCCAGCAGTGTCAGACCGCGGATTTCGGCAGTGAAGGGCTGGCCCAGATAGGTTCCGCTTACCCGATCGCCAACGCTGAAACGCAGCCGGTTGCCTGCCCCGGCCACCAGCGTGTTCCAGTCACGGGCACCATGCTGGTGGGCGACAAGTTCCAGCGCCCGAGAATGGCTGACCGGGGTGCCAGCGGCATGCAGGTCATCGCGCAGGCGGCGGGCCTGCGTCTTGTACGCCTCGATGGGCGCGGTGGGTATTACATGTGTCATCATTGCCTCGTTTTCCAAAACGGGCGCATCAGAACGGACGGGGCTCGCATTGCCATCCATGCGCCGGGAAAGGGCAAGGATTGTCATCAAGCGGGTTTCACCATGGCCATGGGCCGCGAGCGGCAGGGAACCCGAACCTGGCGGTTAGATAGGGAGAGGACCCCGGCCTGTCAACAAGACCGCCGTGGAAGGCGTTTGATCCTACACAATTCATCACGGATTCTTTACTAAGTGCGAAAACCAAGAAGTTAATATTCATGATCACCACCCGCTTGCATGGCCGTCTTGGCAACCAGATGTTCCAATATGCCGCCGCGCGCGGCCTGGCCGCACGGCTGGGCACGCAAGTCGCATTGGACACCCGGTTGGCCGAGAGCCGCGGCGAGGGCGTGCTGACCCGGGTGTTCGACCTGGACCTGGCGCAGCCCGACCAGCTGCCGCCCCTGAAAGGTGACGGGCTCCTGCGCCATGGCGCCTGGCGGCTGCTGGGTCTGGCGCCCCGGTTCCGGCGCGAGCACGGACTGGGCTACAACGCCGCTATCGAGACCTGGGACGATGGCACCTATCTGCACGGCTATTGGCAGTCCGAACGCTATTTCGCCCATATCGCCGCGCGTATCCGCGCGGATTTCGCCTTTCCGGCCTTTTCCAACAGCCAGAACGCCGAAATGGCCGCACGGATCGGCGACACCGATGCCATCTCGCTGCATGTACGGCGGGGGGACTATGTGGCGCTGGCCGCTCATACGCTGTGCGACCAGCGCTATTACGCGGCGGCGCTGACCCGGCTGCTGGAAGGGGTCGCGGGCGACCCGGTGGTCTATTTGTTTTCGGACGACCCCGCCTGGGCCCGGGACAACCTGGCGCTGCCGGTTCAGAAGGTGGTGGTGGATTTCAACGGGCCCGAAACCGATTTCGAGGACATGCGCCTGATGAGCCTGTGCCGGCACAACATCATCGGCAATTCCTCGTTCTCGTGGTGGGCGGCCTGGCTGAATGCGCACCCGGGCAAGCGAATTGCCGCCCCCGCCAGCTGGTTCGGCGATGCGAAGCTGCACAATCCCGACCTCTTGCCGCCCGACTGGCTGAAGATCGAGGTCTGAGCGCGCCGCACACGCGCGGCGGGGGGGCGCTGCCCCCTGCCCCTCGGAGTATTTGCTGCAAAGTGAAGGGGGTAACGGCGTTTCAGAAGGGCGCGGGCGCGCGAAAGGTCATCGAACGACCGCTTTCGGGATGTTTGAGGCGCAGTTCCTCGGAATGCAGCATCAGGCGCGGAAAAGCCTGTGCGGCGCCGGTGGCATAGAACGGATCACCCAGGATAGGGTGACCCAGCGCCTGGCAATGCACCCGCAACTGATGCGACCGCCCTGTACGCGGCAGCAGACGCACGCGGGTGGTATCCCCTTCGTATCGCAGCACCCGCCAATCGGTGACGGCGGGCTTGCCGGTCTCGTGACAGACCATCTGGCGCGGCCGATTTGGCCAATCGACGATCAGCGGCAGATCGACGGTGCCCGTCTTCGGTTCCAGCCGCCCCCAAAGCCGCGCGACATAGGTCTTGCGGGTCTTGCGCTCTTCGAACTGGCGGCCAAGGTTACGCTGCGCATGGGGCGTTTGGGCAAAGACCATCACCCCCGATGTGTCCCGGTCCAGCCGATGCACCAGCAACGCGCCGGGAAAAGCAGCCTGCACCCGCGACAGCAGGCAATCGGCCAGATGCGCGCCGCGCCCCGGCACCGACAACAGACCGGCGGGCTTGTTCAGCACGATCAGTTCGGCATCCTCGTGGAGCACGTCCAGCGGGTCTTGGGGCGGATTGTAATCGTCACTCATGGCCGCATGCCCTAGCGCAGACGGCGGGTTCTCGCAACGTCGCGCTTGCGCCGCTGGGCAGGTGGCGCAAGGCTGCGCTCAAACCATCGAGAGGAGAACGCAGATGCACCCCACGATTGCACGGATGCAGGAGGTGGTGGCCAAGGGCGACGAAAGCCTGATCCACGCATTGCTGGCCGAGGATGTCCGCTTCATGCCGCCGACCTACTACAAGACCTGGACCGGGCGTGACCCGGTCGCCGCGGTTCTGGGCCATGTCGGGCAGGTGTTTTCCGAGTTCCGGTACCGCCGGATCATGGGCGAGGGCAAGGATTGGGCGCTGGAGTTCCAGTGCAAGGTCGGCGAACTGGATGCGGTCGGCGTCGACCTGATCACCCTCAACGAGGGCGGGCTGATCCAGGACTTCGAAGTGGTCATGCGCCCCTACAAGACCGTGGGCGCCCTGCGCGATGCGATGAACGCGCGGGTGATGACCGACGCGCGCTTCCTCAAGTATCGCGAGGCGCTCAGCTGATCGGGATCGACCAGATCCTGCGCCTGCCCCTGTTGCCGGTTCTGGCCGCGCAGGGGCTGGCGGTAAGGCGCAAGGCACAGCTCTTGCCCGAACCCGCGGGTCCGCGCACCGGCAGGGCGGGCAGCGGCCCGCAGTTGCGGTTGCTGATCGCGGGCGACAGCTCGGCCGCCGGGGTCGGCGCCGCGACCCAGGACGAGGCGCTGAGTGGCCGGCTGGTGGCGCGGCTGGCCGAGGAGTTTACGCTCGACTGGCGGCTTGAGGCGACAACCGGCCACACCACCCGCGACACGCTGGACCGGCTCACCCGTCTCGGCGGGCCGTTCGACATCGCCATCACGGCGCTGGGGGTCAACGATACCACGCGCGCCACCAGCGCGCGCGGATTCGCCCGGCGCCAGGCCGCACTGCTGGATCATCTGACAGGGCCACTTGGTGCGCGGATGGTCATCGTGACGGCGGTACCCGACATGGCCTTGTTTCCGGCCCTGCCGCAGCCGCTGGCCTGGGTGCTGGGAGCACAGGCACGTCGGCTCGACCATGCCTTGCAGCGGGTCGTGCAACGCTACCCGTCTGCGCTGCATCACCATCCGATCATCCCACCCGACCCGGCAATGGCAGCCCGCGATGGATATCACCCCAGCCCGCTGGCCTATGACCGCTGGGCCGAGGGGCTGGCCGCGCTGATCCGCGCTCAGGCCGTGCGGCGCATCTGCCGCAGCATCGGCACCGAATAGATCACCAGCGCGGCCCAGATCATCGGAAAGGCGATCATGCGGCCCCGGTCGATCTCTTCACCAAAGAGCGCTACGGCGCTGATGAAGATCATCGTGGGCGCGATGTATTGCAGGATACCCATGGTCGACAGGCGCACCAGCTTGGCCCCGTTGGCATAGAACAACAGCGGCACCGCCGTCACCACCCCTGCGCCGGCCAACAACAGACTGTCAGCCCCGAAGCCGCCGAAATGCCCCTGACCCTGCGCCATCAGCCAGAGGACATAGGCCAGCGCAAAGGGTGTCAGGATCAACACCTCCAGCAGGAACCCCTGGTTGGGGCCGATTGGCAGCGACCGCTTGAACAACGCATAAAACCCCCAGCTGAAGGTCAGGCCCAGCGCCGCCCAGGGCAGCTCTCCGGCCTGCACGATCAGCACCGCCACCCCTGCGGCAGCCAACAAGATGGCACCGATCTGCGCCCGGCTCAGCCGCTCTCCCAGGAACAGCCCCGCCAGTGCGATGCTGAACAGCGGATTGATGTAATATCCAAGCGCCGCGTCCAACGCCCGGCCATTGTTGATCGACCAGACATAGATCGCCCAGTTGACCGAGATCAGCGCCGCGGTCAGACAGGCCATGCCCAGCATGCGCGGATTACGCAGTGCCGCGCGCAGATCGCGGGTCCGCCCCAGCGCCACCAGCAGCGCCCCGGCCACCGGCACCGACCAGATCACCCGATGCGCCACCACTTCGATCGACGGAACATGCGCCAGCAACTTCATGTAAAGCGGCAGAAACCCCCACAGCAGATAGGCGGTGATCGCCAGCGCCAGCCCCTTGGGCGTGTCCACATTCTCGGGCCGCTGATCGCTCATCTCGCATTCTCCTCTGCGCGCCCGTTGTGAACAGGCAAGACAGGAAAGGAAAGCCTCTTATCGGTGAACCGAGCCATCAAGACCCGTGATATCGCGCCTTCCTCTTGCCCGAAACATCCCGGAGCGCGAGGCAGCGCCTCGCATCCAGCGCGGAATGCGCGGCACCAACAAAGCGCGCCGCAGGCGCTCCTTTTGGCAGAACGCTAGACCTTCACCCGCTCGGATTTCGGATCATACATCGGAGCAAGCGAGGCCTCTGCACGGACACGGGTGCCCATCACGTCGATCTCATAGGTCGAGGCCAGAACATCCGCCGCGCTTTCGCCCTCGCAGGGGACATAGCCCATGCCGATGGCGCTGCCCAGATGGTGGCCATAGGCGCCCGAGCTGAGATAGCCGACGATCTGACCGTCCCTGAGCAGCGGCTCGTTGTGATAGAGCAGCGGTTCGGGATCGGTCAGGCGGAACTGAACCATGCGGGTCTTGAGCCCCTCGTCTTTCTTGCGCAGCACGGCGTCGCGACCGATGAAATCGGGCTTGTCGGTCTTGACGGCAAAACCCAGGCCCGCCTCCAACACGTGATCCTCGGGCGTGATGTCATGGCCGAAATGGCGGAACGCCTTTTCGATCCGGCAGCAATCCATCACATGCATGCCGCAGAGCTTCATGCCCAGATCCTGACCCGCCTCGAACAGGGTTTCAAACGCGTGGCCCGCCATGTCGGAAGAGACGTAGATTTCCCACCCGAGTTCACCCACATAAGTCACGCGGTGGACGCGGGCGAGGCCCATGCCCAGTTCGATCTCCTGCGCGGTGCCAAAGGGGTTCACGTCGTTGGAGAAGTCGTTCGGGCTGACCCGCGCCATCAGTTCGCGCGCCTTCGGCCCCATCACCGCCAGCACACCCTCGCCTGCGGTCACATCGGTGATCACCACGCGGAAATCGCCCACGAGGCGCATCATCCGGGTCTGGTCGGCATAGCGGGTGGCGGCAGGGGTGACGACCAGATAGGCGGTCTCGCTCAGGCGGGTGACGGTAACGTCGGCCTCGATCCCGCCATTCACGTTCAGGAACTGGGTATAGACGATGCGGCCCACCGGCACGTCGAACTGACCGCCCGCGATATGGTTGAGATAGGCGGTGGCATCCGGCCCCTCGACGCGGATCTTGCCGAAGGAGGACATGTCATACATGCCCAGCCCGGTGCGGATCGCCTTGTGTTCCTCGGCCACGTTGTCAAAGAAGTTCTGCCGCCGCCAGCTATAGCGGTATTCGCGTTCCTGATCCGGGCGCGCGTACCAGTTGGCGCGCTCCCAGCCCGCCAATTCGCCGAACACTGCGCCATTTGCTTTCAGGTGCTCATGGAACGGGGTGCGGCGCACCCCGCGCGAGGTGGCTTTCTGGCGGTAGGGGAAGTGATCGGCATAGAGCAGGCCCAGCGTCTCGGTCGAGCGTTCGACAAGATAGCGCTTGTTGCCCTGAAACGGCTGCATGCGGGCAATGTCGACATCGCCCAGGTCAAAGGGTTTCTCGCCGCTGTCCATCCACTGGCTGAGCGCATGGCCCGCACCACCCGCCGACTGGATCCCGATCGAGTTGAACCCGGCGGCGACCCAGACATTGTCCATCTCGGGCGCAAGGCCAAGGTGATAGGCGTCGTCGGGGGTAAAGCTTTCGGGTCCGTTGAAGAAAGTGTGAATACCCGCGCTGCCCAGCATCGGCATGCGGTTCACGGCGGCCTCTAGGATGGGTTCGAAATGGTCGAAGTCCTCGGGCAGCTGGTCGAACTCGAATGTGTCGGGGATGCCGTCCATGCCCCAGGGTTTCGATTTCGGCTCAAACGCGCCCAGCATCATCTTGCCGGCGTCTTCCTTGTAATAGGCGCATTCGTCGGGGACGCGCAGAACCGGCATCTGGGTCAGGCCCTGGATGGGTTCCGAGACGATGTAGAAATGTTCGCAGGCTTGCAGCGGCACGTTGATGCCCGCCATGCGGCCCACCTGATGGCCCCACATGCCGGCGCAGTTCACGATCATCTCGCAGGCGATATGGCCCTGTTCGCTGCCATCATCGCTGATCCAGTCGACGCCGGTGACCCGGCGGCCCTGTTTCGCGATGCCGGTGACCTTGATCCGTTCCTTGACCACGGCGCCGCGTTGGCGGGCGCCCTTGGCCAGGGCCAGCGCGATATTGGCCGGGTCGGCCTGACCATCGGTCGGCAGCCAAACACCGCCGGTGACACCATCGAGGTTGATGTGCTGATAGCGTTCCTTGACCTCGGCGGGCGACAGTTCCTCGACCGGGACGCCAAAGGCGCGGGCCATGGCCGCGTTACGATAGAGTTCCTCCAGCCGTTCACCCGTCAGCGCGACCGAGACCGAACCCACCTGCCGCATGCCGGTGGCAACGCCGGTTTCGGCCTCAAGCCCCATGTAGAGCTCGGCCGAGTAGCGGGCGAGCTTGGTCATGTTGGAACTGGCGCGCAGCTGGCCGATCAGGCCCGCGGCATGCCAGGTGGTGCCCGAGGTGAGCTGTTTGCGCTCCAGCAGCACCACGTCTTTCCAGCCGAGCTTGGTCAGGTGATAGGCGACCGAGCAGCCGACGACGCCGCCGCCGATGATGACCACGCGGGCCTGGGTGGGAAGATCAGCCATCTATGTCTCCACAACTTGCGATTTGCCCGACAATGGCACGGCCGGACGACAGGAAATCCATCAAAAACGTCATGGCAGCGGTGAAAATCACCGCTG
The window above is part of the Ruegeria pomeroyi DSS-3 genome. Proteins encoded here:
- a CDS encoding FkbM family methyltransferase, encoding MASLKRWLDLRRNPWKAEHYAGLKAWRADDALKTRFYTYDDLAPGAVVLDVGGFEGGWADRVLTVQAEARVHVFEPHPRFADALRSKFAHRPNVSVHDFAIGGAEGTLTLSDDGDASSAFGGQGGALTAPVRPVGAVFAELGLDRVDLMKVNIEGGEYDLLPALLDSGLMPRIARLQVQFHLFEPALIETRAAICARLAKTHDCAWCYPFIWEEWRLR
- a CDS encoding glyoxalase superfamily protein; the encoded protein is MTHVIPTAPIEAYKTQARRLRDDLHAAGTPVSHSRALELVAHQHGARDWNTLVAGAGNRLRFSVGDRVSGTYLGQPFTAEIRGLTLLGDGSHRRITLHFDQPVDVVRFDSFSALRQRVSGVIGWDGRSSHCTSDGQPQLIVRPV
- a CDS encoding NAD(P)/FAD-dependent oxidoreductase; the protein is MSSALALAQQGYSVAVLERGVIGSGASAYNCGHVGIQLGKNPYLTLNKLGLERTRMYADVLTQAIANVGTIVSQSGIDCHYRAIGNLTAGVSEPQRRDVENTFEACDKVGLPVKMLDRRDLSQMDAPAFVDSAFHELIGGDIQPALYVQALAKLAEDAGVEIYEDCSVTRVNTSGHVRADTANGAVLADMAVIATNAYSGEIGLLRRSIMPWSVSVMVTEPLTPHQRACIGWRNGEPIHTPHQMIENIRLTHDGRILIGTKRARLGWGDRHPPANDPVTFQLLFEVLRDRFPEIPDLRPAYTWSGRVAISSDLLPFFDHFEGRKNVVIAAGYGGHGLPMASYSGTIIADMLLGNNTDRAALFVNRKRRLPIPPEPLRWVVGHAMKRKMVEADSIIDAAARRELSARRALPRIVRTTYAGD
- a CDS encoding TetR/AcrR family transcriptional regulator — protein: MKYLWYANQGARRRNMPTQNRREESAAATRQLLLDAAARMFSQQGFAKTSLSDIAARAGATKGALYHHFSGKEALYASCYEQQAAKVAAIVRAAGTSGDPWQDTLEKCRAFLGCARLRHLNAVPIQEAIIVLGWQRWRELDSAHTMGELELALARLSDAGLLGSFDRRLLADSLFAVLVSAMMTLSESRDRAATEAELMRQLSAFLSGVMSASNRPIESEGT
- the pnp gene encoding polyribonucleotide nucleotidyltransferase, whose protein sequence is MFDVTTKSMQWGEETLTLESGKIARQADGSVVATLGETRVMANVTFAREQKPGQDFFPLTVHYQEKYYAAGKVPGGFFKREARPTEKETLTARLIDRPIRPLFVPGFKNEVLVMCTVLSHDLVNDPDIVAMIAASAALTISGVPFMGPIAGCRVGYVDGEYVLNPTVDDMQDLRLNPEQRLDLVVAGTKDAVMMVESEAYELTEAEMLGAVTFAHAQIQPVVDLIVSFAEQCAKEPFDFTPPDYSDLYAAVKAAGEEQMRAAFAITDKQERTAAVAAAREAIKAALTEEQLADGNLGSALKKLEAGILRGDVVKGGKRIDGRDTTTVRPIVAETGLLPRTHGSALFTRGETQGLVVTTLGTGDDEQFIDALHGNFKSNFLLHYNFPPYSVGEVGRVGSPGRREIGHGKLAWRALQAVLPAPTDFPYTIRVVSEITESNGSSSMASVCGGSLSMMDAGVPLKSAVAGVAMGLILEDDGSYAVLTDILGDEDHLGDMDFKVAGTENGITSLQMDIKVAGITPEIMEKALSQAKDGRMHILAEMNKALSGAADFSVHAPRIETMQIPTDKIREVIGSGGKVIREIVEVSGAKVDINDDGIIKIASPNGDSIKKAYDMIWSIVAEPEEGQVYTGKVVKIVDFGAFVNFFGKRDGLVHVSQIENRRLNHPSDVLKEGQEVKVKLLGFDDRGKVRLSMKVVDQETGEEIVPEKKEASEAE
- a CDS encoding nuclear transport factor 2 family protein gives rise to the protein MPEIDERRAAIVARYAESKNRRDIDAALMLCSDRMILHSASLDMVSTFRGHKAIQAGMLRFYKLFSEYSGETHTRWQAGIALVSKGEVTLRVNPDLLADPSTSISVVAPFLAVFEFDGDMIAGERYYPGFEYAGILKRLKPAVRMAIAANRLTSGVFNRA
- a CDS encoding glycosyltransferase family 25 protein, whose protein sequence is MGLVIHLERATDRRAQANALVSQLPFAALLPAVDGAAMGADARARAVQPGLLKPAYPFELRPGEIGCFLSHRAAWARLVESEAEAALIIEDDMALEAGFADALALAQRNVAQMGYIQFQTRPVTAPAIDQQGQSVLMQPGLTPLRTSGQLVARWAAERLLALTEPFDRPVDTFLQMHWHTGLRLGVISPSGLSDRTEVIGGSTIGAKKSLVERLTREWHRARYRAAVRRLSRG